Proteins from a single region of Bacteroidota bacterium:
- a CDS encoding NADH-quinone oxidoreductase subunit D gives MAEVKDIAENKKAEEKFYSTLNLGPTHPATHGIFQNVLKMDGEIIVDAESTIGYIHRAFEKIAEHRPYNQITPLTDRLNYCSSPINNMGWEMTVEKLIKAEIPKRVQYMRIVIMELSRIADHLVCNSVIGVDTGAMTGFLYVFQYREKIYEIFEEICGARLTTNIGRIGGFERNWNQTVWDKINKLLPELEKGLKEFENLLTRNRIFMDRTINCGPITAEKALAYSFTGPNLRAAGVDYDVRVMNPYSSYEEFKFIIPVGTNGDTYDRFMVREKEMWESISIIKQALEKIKKEPANIFHGDVPEFYLPDKQEVYNNMEALIYHFKIIMGEMDVPVGEVYHSVEGGNGELGFYLVSDGGRAPFRLHFRRPCFIYYQAYAEMIKGRMLSDAILTMSSMNVIAGELDA, from the coding sequence ATGGCTGAAGTAAAAGACATAGCAGAAAATAAAAAGGCGGAAGAAAAATTCTATTCCACTCTCAACCTCGGCCCTACACATCCTGCCACACATGGTATTTTTCAGAATGTGTTGAAAATGGATGGGGAGATCATTGTTGATGCTGAATCTACTATTGGATACATACACCGTGCATTTGAAAAGATTGCGGAGCACAGGCCCTATAATCAAATTACACCTTTAACCGACCGCCTTAATTATTGTTCATCGCCCATCAATAATATGGGATGGGAAATGACAGTTGAAAAGCTGATAAAAGCAGAGATTCCCAAGCGTGTGCAATACATGCGTATTGTTATTATGGAGCTTTCCCGCATCGCCGACCACCTTGTGTGCAACAGCGTTATTGGTGTGGACACAGGAGCAATGACAGGGTTCTTATATGTGTTCCAGTACCGCGAAAAAATATATGAGATATTTGAAGAGATCTGTGGAGCACGACTCACCACCAATATTGGCCGTATAGGAGGATTCGAGCGCAACTGGAATCAAACAGTCTGGGATAAAATAAACAAGCTCTTGCCTGAACTTGAAAAGGGATTAAAAGAGTTTGAGAACCTGCTTACGCGTAACCGTATTTTTATGGATCGTACTATAAATTGCGGACCCATTACAGCCGAAAAGGCGCTTGCATATAGCTTTACTGGTCCTAATTTACGTGCTGCCGGTGTAGATTACGATGTTCGTGTAATGAACCCATACTCATCCTACGAAGAATTTAAATTTATTATTCCGGTGGGGACAAATGGAGATACCTATGATCGTTTTATGGTGCGTGAAAAGGAAATGTGGGAAAGCATCAGCATAATAAAACAGGCGCTTGAAAAAATAAAAAAAGAGCCTGCAAATATCTTTCATGGTGATGTTCCTGAATTTTATCTTCCTGACAAGCAGGAGGTATATAACAATATGGAGGCGCTTATTTATCACTTTAAAATTATAATGGGTGAGATGGACGTACCTGTTGGTGAGGTTTATCATTCTGTCGAAGGCGGTAACGGTGAACTTGGATTTTACCTCGTTAGTGATGGTGGACGAGCGCCTTTCCGTTTGCATTTCCGCAGGCCCTGCTTTATTTATTACCAGGCTTATGCTGAAATGATAAAAGGCAGGATGTTGAGTGATGCGATCTTAACGATGAGCAGCATGAATGTGATCGCGGGAGAATTGGATGCGTAA
- a CDS encoding NADH-quinone oxidoreductase subunit B: MSAAEIYDKPKLSGSPLGYEGPGFFATSLDKAVGMARKNSIWPLPFATSCCGIEFMATMASHYDLGRFGSERLSFSPRQADLLMVMGTIAKKMGPILRQVYEQMAEPKWVLSMGACASSGGIFDTYSVLQGIDRIIPVDVYVPGCPPRPEQVIDGLLQIQKLVENESLRRRDSEEYKALQAKYGLE, from the coding sequence ATGAGCGCTGCCGAAATATACGATAAACCAAAATTATCAGGTTCCCCTTTGGGTTATGAAGGGCCCGGTTTTTTTGCAACGTCACTCGATAAAGCGGTTGGAATGGCGCGTAAAAATTCGATCTGGCCGTTACCATTTGCGACTTCATGCTGTGGGATTGAATTCATGGCCACTATGGCTTCTCATTACGACCTTGGCCGCTTTGGGTCTGAGCGATTAAGCTTTTCTCCGCGTCAGGCCGATCTGTTAATGGTGATGGGAACCATTGCCAAGAAAATGGGACCGATTTTGCGCCAGGTGTATGAACAAATGGCAGAACCCAAGTGGGTGTTAAGCATGGGGGCATGCGCTTCCAGCGGAGGAATATTTGATACTTACAGTGTACTTCAGGGAATTGATCGGATTATTCCCGTTGATGTTTATGTACCCGGCTGTCCGCCCCGCCCCGAACAGGTAATTGACGGACTTTTACAGATACAAAAATTAGTTGAAAACGAATCGTTGCGCAGGCGTGACTCGGAAGAATATAAAGCTTTACAGGCAAAATACGGATTGGAGTAA
- a CDS encoding NADH-quinone oxidoreductase subunit C, producing MENTLLAELTDKLKTTFGDDIVGSEQQYDFPVITVKKEKIVEVIKALHADGFNFLTDLTGIHYPDNKGKELGAIYHLHDMPKNRRVRLKALASIADPSIPTLTGVFPGANWMERETYDFFGINFKGHPNLKRILNMDEMNYFPMRKEYPLEDARREDKDNTMFGR from the coding sequence ATGGAAAACACACTTCTTGCGGAGCTTACTGATAAATTGAAAACTACATTTGGTGATGATATTGTTGGATCGGAACAGCAGTATGATTTTCCGGTCATCACAGTTAAAAAGGAAAAGATAGTTGAGGTAATAAAAGCGTTGCATGCGGATGGGTTTAATTTTCTCACAGATCTTACCGGTATCCATTACCCCGATAATAAAGGGAAAGAGTTAGGTGCAATTTATCACCTGCATGACATGCCGAAAAACAGGCGTGTGCGTTTAAAAGCACTTGCAAGTATTGCCGACCCCTCAATTCCAACGTTGACAGGAGTTTTTCCGGGCGCCAACTGGATGGAGCGTGAAACGTATGATTTTTTCGGAATTAATTTTAAAGGCCACCCCAATCTGAAACGCATTTTGAATATGGATGAAATGAACTATTTTCCAATGCGAAAGGAATATCCGTTAGAGGATGCAAGGCGGGAGGATAAGGATAATACGATGTTTGGAAGGTAA
- a CDS encoding type II toxin-antitoxin system RelE/ParE family toxin, which produces MKLKVVVKPLAATQVAKAYEWYEKQLNGLGLDFLKEWEAVTDYIASHPESFQKKYKHFRQGLFNRFPYMAVYIYEVKERRIVIFTVISAKQKPSRRYKRK; this is translated from the coding sequence ATGAAGCTGAAAGTTGTTGTAAAGCCTTTAGCAGCGACACAAGTAGCCAAAGCGTATGAATGGTACGAAAAGCAGCTTAATGGTTTAGGGCTTGATTTTTTAAAAGAGTGGGAAGCTGTCACTGATTATATTGCTTCGCATCCTGAATCCTTTCAGAAAAAATACAAGCACTTCCGCCAGGGATTATTTAACCGATTTCCATATATGGCGGTGTACATATACGAGGTAAAAGAAAGAAGGATTGTAATTTTCACCGTAATCAGTGCAAAGCAAAAACCTTCAAGACGTTATAAAAGGAAATAA
- a CDS encoding tetratricopeptide repeat protein, whose translation MRNLKLKISIGFLVIAGFAIQNFMPAQNRRILDSLYVLERKAGNDTTRVNLLNAICQEYLLTEPEVALDYANQAFELANKLQFHRGRAYTYRNIALYHYSHNEFNIALDNHTKALEIFELLDDKKGMLLCYNSRGLIYYKQGYFPLAIKNYLNMLTVLEELGDKAAIASSYTNIAKIYRKDGNYTLALDYLQSSLKIQLELNDKAGLTETYNNIGNIYYEKKNYELALEYYQKALRVEEEVRNPLTLAECYNNLGNVYLQLNTLDFALDFQKKALKIQEKQHDNAATAATYNNLGFVHDKLGKMADAINSHNRAMEIATKLNNEEIMRDAYGALAAIYARQNNFQKAYQYYLLFSTTKDIILNKENLRGMAEVNAKYETDKKEKEIALLVKENQYKELEAKRQRLISYFLVGGLVIFLLFGILIYISYSQKKAALKELAEKNTIIMKQKEEGEKEKKRSEELLLNILPTETAEELKNYGKAAPRSYKMVTVLFTDFKGFTTIAEKLTPEQLVYELDYCFRKFDEIMSRYGIEKIKTIGDAYMCAGGIPIRNRSNPVDVTLAAFEIYDFIESWKREKMAKGQEFWEIRIGLHTGPVVAGIVGSKKFAYDIWGDTVNTASRMESSGEAGKINISGTTYDYISPFFDCTFRGKITAKNKGEIDMYFVDRIKPRLSVNLDGRAPNDDFFKLLSTNLANRMNYKDAGQHIIKLLSEFLPETLTYHNIHHTLGVCSAVERIGKLEGVEAEQIDLLKTAALFHDAGFIKRYDNNEELGVEIAREVLPQYGYSKKQIEVVARLIMATKIPQQPNDLLEQIICDSDLDYLGRNDFHDIADSLCQELVSQGKITSKRQWDEIQIKFLGKHKYFTATSIKRRDEKKQKYLREINERYTTGKYDDEYPAKTDAAQS comes from the coding sequence ATGCGGAACCTTAAATTGAAAATCAGTATTGGATTTCTTGTTATTGCAGGTTTTGCAATACAGAATTTTATGCCTGCCCAAAACAGAAGAATACTCGATTCACTGTATGTACTGGAACGTAAAGCGGGAAATGACACTACCCGTGTAAACCTTCTTAACGCAATTTGTCAGGAGTACCTTCTCACCGAACCCGAAGTTGCGCTTGACTATGCCAACCAGGCCTTTGAATTAGCCAATAAGCTTCAGTTTCACAGGGGTCGCGCATATACGTACCGTAATATCGCATTATATCATTATAGCCACAATGAATTTAATATCGCCCTTGACAACCATACCAAAGCGCTTGAAATATTTGAGCTGTTGGACGATAAAAAGGGCATGCTGCTCTGTTATAATAGCCGGGGCCTGATCTATTACAAACAAGGGTATTTCCCCCTGGCCATTAAAAACTATCTGAACATGCTGACCGTGCTGGAAGAGTTAGGAGATAAAGCCGCTATAGCGAGCAGCTATACCAATATCGCCAAGATCTACAGAAAAGACGGGAATTATACGCTGGCGCTTGATTACCTGCAATCTTCGCTCAAGATTCAGCTCGAACTAAACGACAAAGCCGGGCTTACCGAAACTTATAATAATATTGGAAATATTTATTATGAAAAGAAAAACTATGAACTGGCTTTGGAATATTACCAAAAAGCCCTAAGAGTTGAAGAAGAAGTAAGGAATCCGTTGACTTTGGCTGAGTGTTATAATAATCTTGGAAATGTTTATCTGCAATTGAATACACTTGATTTCGCTCTTGACTTTCAGAAAAAAGCCCTTAAAATTCAGGAGAAGCAGCATGATAATGCCGCCACTGCCGCTACCTATAATAACCTGGGGTTTGTTCACGACAAGCTTGGAAAGATGGCAGATGCCATAAACAGCCACAATCGTGCAATGGAAATAGCAACCAAACTTAATAACGAGGAAATAATGAGAGATGCATATGGGGCTCTCGCCGCTATATATGCCAGGCAGAATAATTTCCAGAAAGCCTACCAATATTACCTGTTATTCAGCACCACGAAGGATATAATTCTCAATAAAGAGAATTTACGCGGCATGGCAGAAGTAAACGCCAAGTATGAAACAGATAAGAAAGAAAAAGAGATCGCGCTTTTGGTCAAAGAAAATCAATACAAAGAACTTGAAGCGAAACGCCAACGTTTAATATCTTATTTTTTAGTTGGCGGACTGGTGATCTTTTTACTATTCGGTATATTAATATACATAAGTTACTCGCAAAAGAAAGCGGCCCTGAAAGAGCTTGCAGAAAAGAATACCATAATAATGAAGCAAAAAGAAGAAGGAGAAAAAGAAAAGAAGAGATCGGAAGAATTATTACTGAATATTTTACCAACTGAAACAGCTGAAGAATTAAAGAACTATGGAAAGGCGGCACCCCGTTCCTATAAGATGGTAACTGTACTTTTTACTGACTTTAAAGGATTTACTACAATAGCCGAAAAACTAACTCCGGAACAATTAGTATACGAATTAGATTATTGCTTTCGGAAGTTTGATGAGATAATGAGTCGTTACGGAATTGAAAAAATTAAAACTATAGGTGATGCGTATATGTGTGCAGGAGGCATTCCTATTCGTAACCGAAGCAATCCTGTTGATGTAACATTAGCGGCATTTGAAATCTATGATTTCATAGAGAGCTGGAAACGGGAAAAAATGGCGAAAGGGCAGGAATTTTGGGAGATCCGGATCGGACTCCATACCGGGCCGGTTGTGGCAGGAATTGTGGGAAGTAAAAAATTCGCATATGATATATGGGGCGATACCGTTAACACTGCTTCCCGTATGGAATCAAGCGGAGAAGCCGGGAAAATAAATATTTCAGGAACAACCTATGATTATATAAGTCCTTTTTTCGATTGTACCTTCCGCGGAAAAATTACTGCGAAGAACAAAGGTGAGATCGACATGTATTTTGTTGATCGGATCAAGCCGCGTTTATCAGTTAACCTTGATGGGCGTGCGCCAAACGATGACTTCTTTAAGTTATTATCTACCAATCTCGCTAACCGGATGAATTATAAAGATGCCGGCCAGCACATCATAAAATTATTATCGGAATTTTTGCCGGAAACATTAACCTATCATAATATTCATCATACCCTTGGTGTATGCAGTGCGGTGGAACGTATCGGTAAACTGGAAGGTGTTGAGGCCGAACAAATAGATTTACTTAAAACAGCGGCCCTGTTTCATGACGCCGGATTTATAAAACGTTATGATAACAATGAAGAATTAGGTGTTGAGATCGCGAGAGAAGTATTGCCGCAATATGGCTATAGTAAAAAACAAATTGAAGTGGTAGCCCGGCTTATCATGGCAACAAAGATCCCGCAGCAGCCTAACGACCTGCTTGAACAGATAATATGCGATTCCGACCTTGATTATCTCGGTCGGAATGATTTCCATGATATAGCTGATTCCCTGTGCCAGGAATTGGTATCACAGGGTAAAATAACTTCAAAACGTCAGTGGGATGAAATACAAATAAAGTTTTTAGGGAAGCATAAATATTTCACTGCAACATCAATAAAACGCAGAGACGAAAAGAAACAAAAATATCTCCGGGAAATAAATGAACGCTATACAACAGGTAAGTATGATGATGAATACCCAGCTAAAACTGATGCTGCCCAATCCTGA
- a CDS encoding tetratricopeptide repeat protein, with the protein MSDNLKNIRDKINLTRNTFEKIDLQNQLAWELRLSDIKGSLANATITYNSSLEVSYIKGKAESLRIQANAFYVLSKYDQSFQKAIEALELFRELKDRSGEAAIITMLGINSYSLGDYENSLKYHILSWQIQEGINDIPGIIVSLTNIGTIYCIKKDFHHAIQHFEKGLELARSIGGRPADEAILLINLGSIHSRNKEHEKALEFYFESLNRYNYLNNTGVLLSISESFFNIGDLMNAEKYYLLGLKKAISLESNFGEAKALLGLGKVAHKRGKHKLAIQYLEGSISKAEFTSEENILAEAYLSLSEVWASNKDYEKALSYHKLFCKEKEREFSREADIKTQSLLVLHQVETLKKESESQRAVNDELKKLNEEVEKTNRSIVESINYAKHIQDSILPHAGSFKQYFSESFVFQRPKDIISGDFFWMYEKENDILVAAVDCTGHGVSGALMSVVANSVLNQVAVNQWMPNPSFILNETNHFMERTLKAHDDSGLRDSMDIAMCSINKTKTELLFAGAHNPLYHISSGIITEYKGDSISIGNSASAKFTNHRIKLKKGDCIYIFTDGFADQKGGPLRKKFYYEPFKNLLLKIYTESMEKQKWLLRETINEWMGNEKQIDDMLVIGIKI; encoded by the coding sequence ATGTCTGATAATTTAAAAAACATACGGGATAAAATCAATTTGACAAGGAATACTTTTGAGAAGATTGATCTTCAAAATCAGTTGGCGTGGGAGCTTCGTCTGAGCGACATTAAAGGATCATTGGCAAATGCAACCATTACCTATAATTCTTCTTTAGAGGTAAGTTATATTAAAGGTAAAGCCGAATCACTCCGGATCCAGGCGAATGCCTTTTACGTGCTCTCAAAATATGACCAAAGTTTTCAAAAAGCAATTGAAGCCCTTGAATTGTTCCGTGAACTTAAGGACAGGTCCGGCGAAGCAGCCATTATTACAATGTTAGGTATCAATAGCTATAGCTTAGGAGATTACGAAAACTCTTTAAAATATCATATCCTCAGCTGGCAGATCCAGGAGGGAATCAACGACATTCCTGGCATTATTGTATCACTTACAAATATTGGAACTATATATTGCATCAAAAAAGATTTCCACCATGCTATACAACATTTTGAAAAAGGCCTTGAGCTAGCCAGGTCCATTGGTGGCCGGCCGGCCGACGAAGCTATATTGCTGATTAACCTGGGCAGTATTCATTCCCGCAATAAAGAGCATGAAAAGGCACTTGAATTTTATTTTGAAAGTTTAAATCGATATAACTACTTAAACAATACAGGTGTCCTTTTATCCATTTCCGAATCATTTTTCAATATCGGAGACCTGATGAATGCAGAAAAGTATTATTTACTGGGACTTAAAAAAGCAATATCACTTGAAAGTAATTTTGGAGAAGCGAAAGCCCTGCTCGGGCTTGGCAAGGTTGCACATAAAAGAGGGAAACACAAATTGGCCATTCAGTACCTTGAAGGATCAATATCCAAAGCCGAATTTACTTCCGAAGAAAACATTTTAGCCGAAGCGTATTTGTCTTTATCTGAAGTCTGGGCTTCAAATAAGGACTATGAAAAGGCATTGTCTTATCACAAACTATTTTGTAAAGAAAAAGAACGGGAGTTCAGCCGGGAAGCCGATATAAAAACGCAAAGCCTGCTTGTGCTTCACCAGGTTGAAACGCTTAAAAAAGAAAGCGAATCGCAACGGGCCGTAAATGATGAACTGAAAAAATTAAATGAGGAGGTTGAAAAAACAAACAGAAGTATTGTGGAAAGTATAAATTATGCGAAGCATATACAGGATTCCATTTTGCCGCATGCAGGCAGTTTCAAACAATACTTTTCCGAATCGTTTGTTTTTCAGCGGCCGAAAGATATTATCAGCGGGGACTTTTTCTGGATGTATGAAAAAGAAAATGATATTCTTGTCGCGGCAGTTGATTGTACCGGACATGGGGTTTCAGGGGCTCTTATGTCGGTAGTAGCCAATAGTGTTTTGAACCAGGTGGCGGTTAATCAATGGATGCCAAATCCATCCTTTATTTTAAATGAAACGAATCATTTTATGGAGCGAACGCTGAAGGCTCACGATGACAGCGGGTTACGCGACAGTATGGATATCGCCATGTGTTCGATAAACAAAACGAAAACAGAGCTGTTGTTTGCCGGGGCCCACAATCCCCTGTATCATATTTCGTCTGGTATCATTACCGAATATAAAGGAGATAGCATCTCAATAGGAAACAGCGCTTCAGCTAAATTTACCAACCACCGCATTAAACTAAAAAAAGGTGATTGCATCTATATTTTTACCGATGGATTTGCTGACCAAAAAGGCGGACCTCTGAGAAAAAAATTCTATTATGAACCATTTAAAAATCTGCTCCTGAAAATATATACGGAATCAATGGAAAAGCAAAAGTGGTTACTTCGTGAAACCATTAACGAATGGATGGGAAATGAAAAACAAATAGATGATATGCTTGTTATTGGAATAAAGATATAA
- a CDS encoding NADH-quinone oxidoreductase subunit A, with translation MNSTVLDFVPIALMFFVAIGFVAATMFVTHLLGPNRKTKIKQESFECGIEVQGDARTPFSVKYFLIAILFVLFDVEVIFMYPWAVNFRELGIIGFIEMMTFVAFFLVGFIYIIKKGALKWE, from the coding sequence ATGAATAGCACCGTTTTAGATTTTGTCCCGATCGCGCTGATGTTTTTTGTAGCGATTGGCTTTGTAGCCGCTACAATGTTTGTAACTCATCTGTTGGGACCCAATCGCAAAACAAAGATTAAGCAGGAATCATTTGAATGTGGTATTGAAGTGCAGGGCGATGCGCGCACTCCATTCTCTGTAAAATATTTTCTTATCGCCATTTTGTTTGTGTTGTTTGATGTTGAGGTAATATTTATGTACCCCTGGGCGGTAAATTTCAGGGAGCTTGGTATAATTGGATTTATTGAGATGATGACTTTTGTAGCCTTTTTCCTCGTTGGATTCATTTATATTATCAAGAAGGGTGCGTTAAAATGGGAGTAG
- a CDS encoding tetratricopeptide repeat protein — protein sequence MSESEAANKISRQERIDTLTEESWAIRNLNTERALELALEARELSEKLNYKRGIAHSLRNMAVCNQLLSNYDTSLKLCFEALPFFEELQEKRGLATIYSCIGTDSFLMSDYENSLRYHFQALKIREEIEKKSDQSSSLLNIANVYSSIKDFDNALKFYLQSERIARDLDDKSIWSRVLNGIGGIYMVSGDNEKAIECYIQSLAIKNNIGDKRGTASTLHNIGDCYIELNDFENAQKCLMESMKIAVEFGNRNTEAACLQTIGRLFLVQGKLPEAIDQVKRALFIYTDLKTKKDLSYCHKLLADAYEHLGDHKTALRHTNKYYRLKEEASSLESAKKIENMMLLSQIDSMKKESEIERLKNVELKTAYKQLDDSRRNILDSIEYAKYIQQTLLSHEDDIKQSFPDSFVFFKPKDIVSGDFYWHHRVGNKTLLAVVDCTGHGVPGAFMSLAGNNMIEHIVKIKQVYGPALILQELNNAIAHTFKDEDEKVSLKNGMDIAFCSIDLSTLQLQYAGAHNSMYIIRNGQLTEAKADRIAMGNQLGQVFEQHTFQLEKNDILYLFSDGYADQKGGDMRKKFYYPPFQLLLLDICTLPMNEQREALYYTIKEWMKNENQIDDMTVVGVRV from the coding sequence GTGTCAGAAAGTGAAGCGGCAAATAAAATAAGTAGGCAGGAACGGATTGATACTCTTACAGAGGAATCATGGGCTATCCGTAATTTAAATACGGAACGGGCTTTGGAATTAGCGTTGGAAGCCCGTGAATTGTCAGAAAAATTAAATTACAAGCGCGGAATAGCACACAGTTTGCGTAACATGGCTGTCTGCAACCAGCTGCTTTCAAACTACGACACTTCTTTAAAATTATGCTTCGAAGCGCTTCCATTTTTTGAAGAACTACAGGAAAAAAGAGGGCTCGCCACCATTTACTCCTGTATCGGAACCGACTCTTTCTTAATGAGCGATTATGAAAATTCGCTGCGATACCATTTCCAGGCCTTAAAGATCCGCGAAGAGATCGAAAAAAAATCTGATCAATCATCTTCGTTGCTAAATATTGCCAATGTATATTCCTCGATAAAAGATTTTGACAATGCTTTGAAATTCTATTTGCAAAGCGAGAGAATCGCGCGGGACCTGGATGATAAAAGTATCTGGTCGAGGGTATTGAATGGCATTGGCGGCATATATATGGTGAGCGGCGATAACGAAAAAGCCATTGAGTGTTACATTCAAAGCCTTGCCATAAAAAATAATATCGGCGACAAAAGGGGCACTGCATCAACTCTCCACAACATAGGCGATTGCTATATTGAGCTGAATGATTTTGAAAATGCCCAGAAATGCCTGATGGAAAGCATGAAAATTGCCGTTGAATTTGGCAACCGGAATACTGAAGCGGCCTGTTTACAAACGATAGGCCGCTTATTTTTAGTACAGGGGAAACTGCCCGAAGCAATAGACCAGGTAAAACGTGCTTTGTTTATTTATACTGATCTGAAAACCAAAAAAGATCTCTCCTATTGTCATAAACTATTGGCAGACGCTTATGAACACCTTGGTGATCATAAGACCGCCCTGAGACATACAAATAAATATTACCGGCTGAAAGAAGAAGCTTCCAGCCTGGAGTCTGCCAAAAAAATTGAGAACATGATGCTGCTCAGCCAGATCGACTCCATGAAAAAGGAATCGGAAATTGAGCGACTTAAAAATGTGGAATTAAAAACAGCATACAAGCAGTTGGATGACAGCAGACGGAATATACTCGACAGTATTGAATACGCAAAATATATACAGCAAACATTACTTTCGCACGAAGATGATATTAAACAAAGCTTTCCCGATTCATTTGTGTTTTTTAAACCGAAAGATATAGTAAGCGGTGATTTTTACTGGCACCACCGGGTTGGCAATAAAACATTACTTGCCGTTGTTGACTGCACCGGGCATGGTGTTCCCGGAGCATTCATGTCGCTGGCGGGAAATAATATGATCGAACACATTGTTAAAATAAAACAGGTTTACGGGCCGGCATTGATTTTACAGGAACTTAATAATGCTATTGCCCATACCTTCAAAGATGAGGATGAAAAAGTATCGCTTAAAAACGGCATGGACATAGCCTTTTGCTCCATTGATCTCAGCACTTTGCAGCTGCAATACGCGGGCGCGCATAACTCCATGTACATTATTCGTAATGGCCAATTAACGGAAGCCAAAGCCGACCGGATTGCTATGGGAAACCAGCTCGGCCAGGTATTTGAGCAACATACATTTCAGTTAGAAAAAAACGACATTTTGTATTTATTCAGCGATGGCTATGCCGACCAGAAAGGCGGCGACATGCGAAAAAAATTTTACTACCCTCCATTCCAGTTACTATTACTCGACATTTGCACATTACCAATGAACGAGCAGAGAGAAGCGCTTTATTATACGATTAAAGAATGGATGAAAAATGAAAATCAGATTGATGATATGACGGTGGTGGGGGTTAGGGTGTAG
- a CDS encoding universal stress protein — MNTNIFLVPTDYSKVADCAINHAVRLAQTLKGEIQLLHVVAKDRDVEENKTKLQKIAADINKASNVKVDYIVRVGNIFDDIGKVASEIKAQLIIMGTHGVKGFQHITGSHALKVITNSKVPFIVVQQRNIREGYSKIVLPLELAKETKQKIAITISMAKYFNSKVYVFSPLETDEYLRNSATRNLNYTKSEMQIHKISFETATAEKSGNFVKQLLHYASKIDADLITMLNIQDIGLTEFIAGPDEQQVITNETQIPVLCMNPVNVTVSGGSILFS, encoded by the coding sequence ATGAACACAAACATTTTTCTTGTTCCTACAGATTACAGTAAAGTCGCCGACTGTGCTATTAACCATGCTGTAAGATTGGCCCAGACTTTAAAAGGAGAAATACAGCTGTTGCATGTTGTTGCAAAAGACAGGGATGTTGAAGAAAATAAAACAAAGCTTCAAAAAATAGCTGCTGACATAAATAAGGCAAGCAATGTTAAGGTTGATTATATTGTGCGGGTTGGAAATATTTTTGATGACATCGGCAAGGTGGCCTCGGAAATAAAAGCCCAGCTGATTATAATGGGAACGCATGGTGTAAAAGGATTTCAACACATAACGGGCAGCCATGCATTAAAGGTAATTACCAACTCAAAGGTTCCTTTTATTGTTGTACAACAGCGCAATATCCGGGAAGGATATTCTAAAATTGTATTGCCGCTCGAACTTGCCAAGGAAACAAAACAAAAGATCGCCATTACAATTTCTATGGCAAAATATTTTAACTCAAAAGTGTATGTGTTTTCTCCCCTGGAAACAGATGAGTACCTGAGGAATTCGGCAACACGTAACCTTAATTATACAAAGAGTGAAATGCAGATCCACAAGATTTCTTTTGAAACGGCTACTGCTGAAAAGTCCGGCAACTTTGTAAAACAATTGTTGCATTATGCGTCAAAAATTGACGCGGACCTGATCACTATGCTTAACATACAGGATATAGGTCTAACTGAATTTATTGCGGGGCCCGATGAACAGCAGGTCATTACAAACGAAACTCAGATACCGGTACTTTGTATGAATCCTGTTAACGTTACTGTGAGTGGAGGAAGCATTTTATTTTCCTGA